One part of the Sphingobium yanoikuyae genome encodes these proteins:
- a CDS encoding C40 family peptidase produces MTGQINTTRNAPPERTRFKLDGRSVALDHRVHAARGDLADISLAGVLFSAHYARAVELTCVAPGAPILSQPSHNAEAVSELLRGESFHALDVTTDWAWGFCGHDGYVGYIRRDALDVKEAVSHRIVNQSAPLFSRADIKAPIADHWPLGARFGGETEDSFLATGDGFIHGRHAAPLDSPESDWVAVAQRYLGQPYVWGGRGHRGVDCSGLVQVALGECGIAVPRDTDLQCEGIGAPIEASVPLQRGDLIFFPGHVGIMTDATHMLHANAHWMAVVVEPLADVVARLAPDHEQPIIARRRIAL; encoded by the coding sequence ATGACAGGCCAGATCAACACCACGCGGAACGCACCGCCTGAAAGAACCCGGTTCAAGCTGGACGGCAGATCCGTAGCGCTCGACCACCGCGTCCATGCGGCGCGTGGCGACCTTGCGGACATCTCGCTCGCCGGCGTGCTCTTTTCCGCCCATTATGCGCGCGCGGTCGAACTGACCTGCGTGGCGCCCGGCGCGCCGATCCTGTCCCAGCCCTCGCACAATGCCGAGGCGGTCAGCGAATTGCTGCGCGGCGAAAGCTTCCATGCGCTCGACGTCACGACCGACTGGGCCTGGGGCTTTTGCGGGCATGACGGCTATGTCGGCTATATCCGCCGCGACGCGCTGGACGTGAAGGAGGCGGTCAGCCACCGCATCGTCAACCAGAGCGCGCCGCTGTTCAGCCGCGCCGACATCAAGGCGCCGATCGCCGATCACTGGCCGCTGGGCGCCCGCTTCGGCGGCGAGACCGAGGACAGCTTCCTCGCGACCGGCGACGGCTTCATCCATGGCCGCCATGCCGCCCCGCTCGACTCGCCGGAAAGCGACTGGGTCGCGGTGGCGCAGCGCTATCTGGGCCAGCCCTATGTCTGGGGCGGCCGTGGCCATCGCGGCGTCGACTGTTCGGGCCTGGTGCAGGTTGCGCTGGGCGAATGCGGCATCGCCGTACCGCGCGACACCGACCTGCAGTGCGAGGGCATTGGCGCGCCGATCGAGGCGAGCGTGCCGTTGCAGCGCGGCGACCTGATCTTCTTCCCCGGCCATGTCGGGATCATGACCGACGCCACCCATATGCTGCACGCCAACGCCCATTGGATGGCCGTGGTGGTCGAGCCG
- a CDS encoding MarR family transcriptional regulator yields the protein MNALASPQQAAQIDRPGIQPLSQWMRTLVDYVRSGKPDLTNRQMALMLTVYIGDGPHTVRGLAEQLHVSKPVITRALNKLSALGYLRRERDAADRRNIFITRTSKGAEFLDAFHHFIAGTARDDRPDQHHAERTA from the coding sequence ATGAACGCGCTCGCTTCCCCGCAACAGGCCGCCCAGATCGACCGTCCCGGCATACAGCCGCTCAGCCAGTGGATGCGGACCCTGGTGGATTATGTGCGGTCGGGAAAACCCGACCTCACCAACCGCCAGATGGCCCTGATGCTGACCGTCTATATCGGCGATGGCCCGCATACGGTGCGCGGCCTGGCCGAACAGTTGCATGTGTCCAAGCCGGTCATCACCCGCGCGCTGAACAAGCTTTCGGCGCTCGGCTATCTCCGACGAGAGCGGGATGCGGCCGATCGGCGCAATATTTTCATCACCCGCACGTCGAAGGGCGCGGAATTCCTTGACGCCTTTCACCATTTCATCGCAGGAACCGCGCGCGATGACAGGCCAGATCAACACCACGCGGAACGCACCGCCTGA
- a CDS encoding leucyl aminopeptidase family protein, with product MTEFADLLKADNGQPARSIQLIEAAELDAWFTAQPERVRALISAQKFHAKPNEYAIVPGEGQSDWSVVAGVAKRDALGSWCLARLAESLPEGSYRLTEGSTGAAALGWLTAQYRFERYRKDEGAAGPRVLLTGDVARIEAIVQQAEAVALVRDLVNTPAADMGPQDLEDAVRQLAQAHGGEVQVTRGDALEQGFPMIHAVGKAADKSFAPRLIEMAWGDPAAPRIAVVGKGICFDSGGLDIKPSSGMRLMKKDMGGAAHAIALARLIIGARLPVRLHLLVPTAENAISGNAFRPGDILRSRQGLTVEIGNTDAEGRLVLGDALTRAGEEKPELIVDFATLTGAARVAVGPDLPALFTNDEALASDIAAAGTAVDDPTWRLPLWDGYYDMLKSDIADMNNAGEGGFAGAVTAALFLQRFVPEGTAWIHLDTFAWRPAARPGRPKGGEALGLRAVFRLLQQRYDGAR from the coding sequence ATGACCGAATTTGCCGACCTGCTCAAAGCCGATAATGGCCAGCCCGCCCGTTCCATCCAGCTGATCGAAGCGGCCGAACTGGACGCCTGGTTCACCGCCCAGCCCGAGCGGGTCCGCGCCCTGATCAGCGCCCAGAAATTCCACGCCAAGCCGAACGAATATGCGATCGTCCCCGGCGAGGGACAGAGCGACTGGTCAGTCGTGGCGGGCGTGGCCAAGCGCGACGCGCTCGGCAGTTGGTGCCTGGCCAGATTGGCCGAGAGCCTGCCCGAAGGCAGCTATCGCCTGACCGAGGGCAGCACCGGCGCGGCGGCGCTGGGCTGGCTGACGGCGCAATATCGGTTCGAACGCTATCGCAAGGATGAAGGCGCGGCCGGGCCGCGCGTGTTGCTGACCGGCGACGTCGCCCGGATCGAGGCGATCGTGCAGCAGGCCGAAGCGGTGGCGCTGGTCCGCGACCTGGTGAACACGCCGGCCGCCGACATGGGGCCGCAGGATCTGGAAGATGCCGTGCGCCAGTTGGCGCAGGCCCATGGCGGCGAGGTGCAGGTGACGCGCGGCGACGCGCTGGAGCAGGGTTTCCCGATGATCCATGCCGTCGGCAAGGCGGCGGACAAGAGTTTTGCCCCGCGCCTCATCGAAATGGCCTGGGGCGACCCCGCCGCGCCGCGCATCGCCGTGGTCGGCAAGGGCATCTGCTTCGACAGCGGCGGCCTCGACATCAAGCCATCATCGGGCATGCGCCTGATGAAGAAGGATATGGGCGGCGCGGCCCATGCGATCGCGCTGGCCCGGCTGATCATCGGCGCGCGCCTGCCAGTGCGGCTGCACCTGCTGGTGCCGACCGCCGAAAATGCCATCAGCGGCAATGCCTTCCGCCCCGGCGACATATTGCGCAGCCGGCAGGGGCTGACCGTGGAGATCGGCAATACCGACGCCGAAGGGCGGCTGGTGCTGGGCGATGCGCTGACCCGCGCGGGCGAGGAAAAGCCCGAGCTGATCGTGGATTTCGCGACCCTGACCGGCGCGGCGCGCGTCGCTGTCGGCCCGGATCTGCCGGCGCTGTTCACCAATGACGAGGCGCTGGCGAGCGACATTGCGGCGGCCGGCACGGCGGTCGACGACCCGACCTGGCGCCTGCCGCTGTGGGATGGCTATTATGACATGCTGAAGTCCGACATTGCCGACATGAACAATGCCGGCGAAGGTGGCTTTGCCGGCGCGGTGACCGCCGCCCTGTTCCTGCAGCGTTTCGTGCCGGAGGGCACGGCCTGGATTCACCTCGACACCTTCGCCTGGCGACCGGCGGCCCGTCCGGGCCGGCCCAAGGGCGGCGAGGCGCTGGGCCTGCGCGCGGTCTTCCGCCTGCTCCAGCAGCGCTATGACGGCGCGCGATAG
- a CDS encoding DUF4163 domain-containing protein, which yields MRAGWGNGTTGLLLAALLLSGCSKSTEDDTPGGNMPANATMRAFVDRMAGTTRPAAPPAKPFEQSDKTELLEFLYAYPAQAAAIPTLVDRFARAMAENKADALKMATQDRDSAKKAGFPFHAHSRETRWSVMADTPRFLALESANYMYTGGAHGMTGYEALLWDKERRRETDFGALLTSEPAFATAIHDNFCKALDQARAEKRGAPVVPGDDDFTKCIDPMKQVLAPTSRDGKLIDGIQMTIGPYGAGPYAEGSYDIKLPVDAAIYKVIKTEYQDAFVRP from the coding sequence ATGCGGGCAGGGTGGGGGAACGGGACGACGGGGCTGCTGCTCGCAGCCCTGTTGCTGTCCGGCTGCTCGAAATCGACTGAGGATGACACGCCCGGCGGCAACATGCCCGCCAATGCGACGATGCGCGCCTTTGTCGACCGCATGGCCGGCACCACGCGACCCGCTGCCCCACCCGCCAAACCATTCGAGCAGTCGGACAAGACCGAACTGCTGGAATTTCTCTACGCCTATCCGGCGCAGGCGGCGGCGATCCCTACGCTGGTCGATCGTTTCGCCAGGGCCATGGCGGAGAACAAGGCCGATGCGCTCAAGATGGCGACGCAGGACCGGGATTCGGCGAAAAAGGCCGGCTTCCCCTTCCACGCCCACAGCCGCGAGACGCGCTGGAGCGTGATGGCGGATACGCCGCGCTTCCTGGCGCTCGAATCCGCCAATTACATGTATACCGGCGGCGCCCATGGCATGACCGGCTATGAAGCGCTGCTGTGGGACAAGGAACGGCGGCGCGAGACCGATTTCGGCGCGTTGCTGACCTCCGAACCGGCCTTTGCAACGGCCATCCACGACAATTTCTGCAAAGCGCTGGACCAAGCGCGGGCGGAAAAGCGCGGCGCGCCGGTGGTGCCGGGCGATGACGACTTCACCAAATGCATCGATCCGATGAAACAGGTGCTGGCGCCGACATCGCGCGACGGCAAGTTGATCGACGGCATTCAGATGACGATCGGCCCCTATGGCGCCGGCCCCTATGCCGAGGGCAGCTATGACATCAAGCTGCCGGTCGACGCCGCGATCTACAAGGTGATCAAGACCGAATATCAGGACGCGTTCGTCAGGCCCTGA
- the rimO gene encoding 30S ribosomal protein S12 methylthiotransferase RimO, which translates to MCAPIMATKIPDAPKIGMVSLGCPKNLVDSERILTKLRSDGYQMSADYAGADVVLVNTCGFLDSAKEESLEAIGEAMAENGRVIVTGCMGDEADVIRAKFPQVLAVTGAHQYEQVVNAVHEASPPIPNAFVDLVPEGGLKLTPRHYSYLKISEGCNHRCSFCIIPSIRGDLVSRRIDAVLREAEKLVAAGTKELLVISQDTSAYGVDTRHEPRMWKGREVRAHMTDMARELGQLRTADGVAPWVRLHYVYPYPHVDHVIPLMAEGLLTPYLDIPFQHASPSVLKAMKRPANEAKVLDRIRKWRDICPDIAIRSSFVVGFPGETEADFQYLLDWLDEAQLDRVGAFRFEPVEGAAANDLPGAVPEEVKEERYQRIMEKTAAISAAKLQAKVGRVMPVIIDEVGEPDEEDGSIGATARSQADAPEIDGNVFLRDVGEGRKAGDMFDVLIEDADDHDLYGVPV; encoded by the coding sequence ATGTGCGCGCCGATCATGGCAACCAAAATCCCAGACGCGCCGAAGATCGGCATGGTTTCGCTCGGCTGTCCGAAGAACCTGGTCGACTCCGAACGTATCCTGACCAAGCTGCGTTCCGACGGCTATCAGATGTCCGCCGACTATGCCGGCGCCGACGTCGTGCTGGTCAACACCTGCGGCTTCCTCGATTCCGCCAAGGAAGAATCGCTCGAGGCGATCGGCGAGGCCATGGCCGAAAATGGCCGCGTCATTGTGACCGGCTGCATGGGCGACGAAGCGGACGTGATCCGCGCGAAATTCCCGCAGGTGCTGGCCGTCACCGGCGCACATCAATATGAGCAGGTGGTCAATGCGGTGCATGAAGCGTCGCCGCCCATCCCCAACGCCTTTGTCGACCTGGTGCCCGAAGGTGGCCTCAAGCTCACCCCGCGTCACTACAGCTATCTGAAGATTTCAGAGGGCTGCAATCATCGCTGCTCCTTCTGCATCATCCCCTCGATCCGCGGCGACCTGGTGTCGCGGCGCATCGACGCGGTGCTGCGCGAGGCGGAAAAGCTGGTCGCGGCCGGCACCAAGGAATTGCTGGTCATCAGCCAGGATACCTCGGCCTATGGCGTCGACACCCGCCATGAGCCGCGCATGTGGAAGGGCCGCGAGGTCCGCGCCCATATGACCGATATGGCGCGCGAGCTGGGCCAGCTGCGCACGGCGGACGGCGTCGCTCCCTGGGTCCGCCTCCATTATGTCTACCCCTATCCCCATGTCGACCATGTCATCCCGCTGATGGCCGAAGGGCTGCTGACGCCCTATCTCGACATTCCCTTCCAGCATGCTTCGCCGAGCGTGCTCAAGGCGATGAAGCGCCCGGCCAATGAAGCCAAGGTGCTGGATCGCATCCGCAAGTGGCGCGACATCTGCCCCGACATCGCGATCCGTTCCAGCTTCGTCGTCGGCTTCCCCGGCGAGACCGAGGCGGACTTCCAGTATCTGCTCGACTGGCTGGACGAGGCGCAGCTCGACCGCGTCGGCGCCTTCCGCTTCGAGCCGGTCGAGGGCGCTGCCGCCAACGACCTGCCGGGCGCGGTGCCCGAAGAGGTCAAGGAAGAACGCTATCAGCGGATCATGGAAAAGACCGCCGCGATCAGCGCCGCTAAGCTGCAGGCCAAGGTCGGCCGGGTCATGCCGGTGATCATCGACGAGGTCGGCGAGCCGGACGAGGAAGATGGCAGCATCGGCGCCACCGCGCGCAGCCAGGCTGACGCGCCGGAAATCGACGGTAATGTCTTCCTGCGCGACGTCGGCGAAGGCCGCAAGGCGGGCGACATGTTCGACGTACTGATCGAGGATGCCGATGATCACGACCTGTATGGCGTGCCCGTCTGA
- a CDS encoding TonB-dependent receptor domain-containing protein, which produces MRLKNVLKTGVLLSAFLYNAPSFAQSAAPQAEDAGAIIVTGSRIRQNPLDQDKPIVTVDQEAIARTGLSSIADVLQRIPSAGGGLNTKVNNAGNIGGPPDGTGVSSGSAEIDLRYLGAKRTLILVDGMRYVNGSAAGGIPASVDLNSIPASMIERVEVLQSGASPLYGSDAVAGVVNIITKQSQKGLDLSAQFGTYEQGDGETYDLNASYGLQSDRVSIVFGGNYVKQQSVRTADRSISRFPNPGQTNCADPIGGCSGATPNGRFMIGDEDLTLIAPVSGRPTYPGDFKNFTSADRYNFAPENYLLTPSERYGGFLNAKFEFSDNVSLRTRLVYQHRSSTTQAAPLPLFVGPDAGNGNLLDTISIDATNPYNPFGFTLSSGANGEPATYSLIARRFVEGGPRIFSQDVDTFTMQSTLEGSFGVGDKTWYWDVNGMYGSNDAHQVFTGNLNAAKLAQALGPVAGCTGDCVPFNIFGGAGSITQAMLDYVTFDQKDRSTQELWDATANLSGELFDLPGGAVGFAVGYEHRNQRASYTPDPIITAGLGADVPTSPAAGSFNVDEVYGEIRIPLLADKPFFQKLELDGAVRHSNYSSFGSNTTFTVSGLWKPVSDLLLRGGYAESLRAPSIGEMYAGRSRTDQTINDPCTSANGGSFQTNATVRANCIANGVPADGSYDEPTGGQLGVFSSGSTNLKPETAKTWTAGMVYSPAWARNGFASALSLEVNYYNIRLKNAIDSVPATLTLRRCAFDADPVSCASISRTPSGLVAGIDATLQNLNAINTDGIDGSLIYRSKPVGEGTVGLTVNAAYLLSYDIKAPAELNAPTIKCAGTERCGSVDQAYPRFKATTTLDYSADAWGVSFTGRYISKVTESDGHVMGSTFYGDMQAYFSPAWLDHRTRLTIGVNNLFDKDPPACFTCDSANFDPTTYDVPGQFGYIRLSYKM; this is translated from the coding sequence ATGCGCTTGAAAAATGTCCTGAAAACCGGCGTTCTGCTGTCCGCCTTCCTTTATAATGCACCGTCTTTCGCCCAATCCGCCGCGCCGCAGGCCGAGGATGCCGGGGCCATCATCGTCACCGGATCGCGCATCCGCCAGAATCCGCTGGACCAGGACAAGCCGATCGTCACGGTCGATCAGGAAGCGATCGCGCGGACCGGCCTTTCCTCCATCGCCGACGTGCTGCAGCGCATTCCGAGCGCTGGCGGCGGCCTCAACACCAAGGTCAACAATGCCGGCAATATCGGCGGCCCGCCCGACGGCACCGGCGTCAGTTCCGGCTCGGCCGAAATCGACCTGCGTTACCTGGGCGCCAAGCGCACGCTGATCCTGGTCGACGGCATGCGCTATGTGAACGGATCGGCCGCCGGCGGCATTCCCGCATCGGTCGACTTGAACTCCATCCCTGCCAGCATGATCGAACGGGTCGAGGTGCTGCAGTCGGGCGCCTCCCCGCTCTATGGCTCCGACGCGGTTGCCGGCGTCGTCAACATCATTACCAAACAGTCGCAGAAGGGCCTCGACCTGTCCGCCCAGTTCGGCACCTACGAACAGGGCGATGGCGAAACCTATGACCTCAACGCCAGCTATGGCCTTCAGTCCGATCGGGTGTCGATCGTCTTTGGCGGCAATTATGTGAAGCAGCAGAGCGTCCGCACCGCCGATCGTTCCATCTCCCGCTTCCCCAATCCGGGCCAGACGAACTGCGCCGACCCGATCGGTGGCTGTTCCGGTGCCACGCCCAATGGCCGTTTCATGATCGGCGACGAGGATCTGACGCTGATCGCGCCGGTCAGCGGGCGCCCGACCTATCCGGGAGACTTCAAGAATTTCACCTCGGCCGATCGCTATAATTTCGCGCCGGAAAATTATCTGCTGACGCCCTCGGAACGCTATGGCGGCTTCCTCAACGCCAAATTCGAATTTTCCGACAATGTCAGCCTGCGCACGCGGCTGGTCTATCAGCATCGCAGTTCGACCACCCAGGCCGCACCGCTGCCGCTGTTCGTCGGCCCGGATGCGGGCAACGGCAATCTGCTCGACACGATCAGCATCGATGCGACCAATCCCTATAATCCGTTCGGCTTCACCTTGTCGTCGGGTGCCAATGGCGAGCCGGCGACCTATTCGCTGATCGCCCGTCGCTTCGTCGAGGGCGGCCCGCGTATCTTCAGCCAGGATGTCGACACCTTCACCATGCAATCGACGCTCGAAGGCTCCTTCGGGGTCGGCGACAAGACATGGTATTGGGACGTCAACGGCATGTATGGCAGCAATGACGCGCATCAGGTGTTCACCGGCAACCTGAACGCCGCCAAGCTGGCCCAGGCACTCGGTCCGGTCGCGGGCTGCACCGGCGATTGCGTGCCGTTCAACATCTTCGGCGGGGCCGGGTCGATCACCCAGGCCATGCTCGACTATGTGACCTTCGACCAGAAGGATCGCAGCACGCAGGAATTGTGGGACGCCACCGCCAACCTGTCGGGCGAATTGTTCGACCTGCCGGGCGGCGCGGTCGGCTTCGCCGTCGGCTACGAGCATCGCAACCAGCGCGCCAGCTACACCCCCGACCCGATCATCACGGCGGGCCTGGGCGCCGACGTGCCGACCAGCCCGGCCGCCGGCAGCTTCAATGTCGATGAAGTCTATGGCGAAATCCGCATTCCGTTGCTTGCGGACAAGCCCTTCTTCCAGAAGCTGGAACTGGACGGCGCGGTGCGCCATTCCAACTATAGCAGCTTCGGCAGCAACACGACCTTCACCGTGTCGGGCCTGTGGAAGCCGGTCAGCGACCTGCTGCTGCGCGGCGGCTATGCCGAAAGCCTGCGCGCGCCGAGCATCGGCGAAATGTATGCCGGCCGGTCGCGCACCGACCAGACGATCAACGATCCCTGCACCAGCGCGAACGGCGGCTCCTTCCAGACCAACGCCACCGTGCGCGCCAACTGCATTGCCAATGGCGTGCCGGCCGATGGCAGCTATGACGAGCCGACCGGTGGCCAGTTGGGCGTCTTTTCCAGCGGCTCGACCAACCTGAAACCGGAAACCGCCAAGACCTGGACCGCCGGCATGGTCTACAGCCCGGCCTGGGCACGCAACGGCTTTGCCAGCGCGCTCAGCCTTGAGGTCAATTATTATAATATCCGCCTCAAGAACGCGATCGACTCGGTGCCTGCGACGCTGACCCTGCGCCGCTGCGCCTTCGATGCCGATCCGGTCAGTTGCGCCTCGATCAGCCGCACGCCCAGCGGTCTGGTCGCCGGCATCGACGCCACGCTGCAGAATCTCAACGCCATCAACACCGACGGCATCGACGGATCTTTGATCTATCGCTCCAAGCCGGTGGGCGAAGGCACGGTCGGCCTGACGGTCAACGCCGCCTATCTGCTGAGCTATGACATCAAGGCCCCGGCCGAGCTCAATGCACCGACCATCAAATGCGCCGGCACCGAACGCTGCGGTTCGGTCGACCAGGCCTATCCTCGCTTCAAGGCGACCACCACGCTCGACTATTCGGCCGACGCCTGGGGCGTTTCCTTCACCGGCCGCTATATCAGCAAGGTGACGGAGAGCGACGGCCATGTCATGGGATCGACCTTCTATGGCGACATGCAGGCCTATTTCTCGCCGGCCTGGCTTGACCATCGCACCCGGCTGACGATCGGCGTCAACAACCTGTTCGACAAGGATCCGCCGGCCTGCTTCACCTGCGACAGCGCCAATTTCGATCCGACCACCTATGATGTGCCGGGCCAGTTCGGTTACATCCGCCTGTCCTACAAGATGTAA
- a CDS encoding potassium channel family protein, producing MKIAPPPSASPMAGFLRRRSALPVWADLAWRVVLVFGLIAIVLALHWFGRDGLKDNYDDQISFIDVLYFTTVTVTTVGYGDIVPVSPEARLFESIFVTPIRLFVWIIFLGTAYNLFFRNILYRWRMARIQADLHNHIVVTGFGTSGQEAVNELLARGTDPREIVVIDGSEKALDHAEALGCNVLCGDSTRDKTLKDVAIHRARTMIVSAGRDDTSILITLTARHLAPRLPISIVVRNEDNEVPARQAGATTVINPVSFAGLLLAGSTSGKHIADYMADLAASGGRVKLHERPVLPQEIGQPLSAIGTGLGVRIYRGDHPIGFWEEGAKRLQTGDCIIEIVEETGATPRPDDQ from the coding sequence ATGAAGATCGCGCCGCCGCCTTCGGCATCGCCCATGGCCGGCTTTCTGCGGCGGCGATCGGCACTGCCGGTCTGGGCGGACCTCGCCTGGCGGGTGGTGCTGGTCTTTGGCCTGATCGCGATCGTGCTGGCGCTCCACTGGTTCGGGCGCGACGGTCTCAAGGACAATTATGACGACCAGATCAGCTTCATCGACGTGCTCTATTTCACCACGGTCACCGTCACCACGGTCGGCTATGGCGATATCGTGCCGGTCTCGCCCGAAGCGCGCCTGTTCGAATCCATCTTCGTCACGCCGATCCGGCTGTTCGTCTGGATCATTTTCCTCGGCACCGCCTATAATCTCTTCTTCCGCAACATCCTCTACAGGTGGCGCATGGCACGCATTCAGGCCGATCTGCACAATCATATCGTCGTCACCGGTTTCGGCACCAGCGGCCAGGAGGCGGTAAACGAACTGCTGGCGCGCGGCACCGACCCGCGCGAGATCGTGGTGATCGACGGCAGCGAGAAAGCGCTGGACCATGCCGAGGCGCTGGGCTGCAACGTGCTGTGCGGCGACAGCACGCGCGACAAGACGCTGAAGGATGTCGCCATCCACCGTGCCCGCACGATGATCGTGTCGGCCGGGCGCGACGACACGTCGATCCTGATTACGCTCACTGCGCGCCATCTGGCGCCGCGCCTGCCGATCAGCATTGTCGTGCGCAACGAGGATAATGAAGTGCCCGCGCGCCAGGCCGGCGCCACCACGGTTATCAACCCGGTCAGCTTTGCCGGGCTGCTGCTGGCCGGCAGCACCAGCGGCAAGCATATTGCCGACTATATGGCCGATCTCGCCGCCTCGGGCGGCCGGGTGAAGCTGCACGAACGGCCGGTCCTGCCGCAGGAAATCGGCCAGCCGCTTTCGGCGATCGGTACGGGGCTTGGCGTGCGCATCTATCGCGGCGACCATCCGATCGGCTTCTGGGAGGAAGGCGCAAAGCGGCTCCAGACGGGCGACTGCATCATCGAGATCGTGGAAGAAACCGGCGCCACGCCCCGCCCCGACGATCAATAG
- a CDS encoding LysM peptidoglycan-binding domain-containing M23 family metallopeptidase, protein MAGHSRGRRWLPMAPLPLLLAGCIPAPVQDSAPYAAPLPPVQPAPAIPPSPSMPPQPIRPEPQMIERKPVWTAQQVTANARTVAASLYSVQPGDTLRGIGNRTGAGSDAIARANGLAPPYALQPGQSLSIPGGRYHAVAEGETGIAIAVAYGVRWSDIVDINGLSEPYVLRRGQRLLLPGGEMPAAPVTAQPARAPASSLEQRAAAFRIDIDDVLTGGQPAVAEEKPRTVAKAQPRPLPSNVPIAQPGGFSGQFAWPLKGNILSRFGPGESGAKNNGIDIAAPIGTPIRAAADGVVAYAGDSIAVFGGLILITHGSGWVSAYGHANRIDVVRGQKVTKGQVIGLSGDTGYASKPKLHFELRKDRVPINPMTQLPTP, encoded by the coding sequence ATGGCTGGACATTCAAGGGGGCGGCGCTGGCTGCCCATGGCGCCGCTGCCGCTGCTGCTGGCGGGTTGTATCCCTGCCCCGGTGCAGGACAGCGCGCCCTATGCCGCACCCTTGCCCCCGGTCCAGCCGGCGCCCGCCATTCCACCATCGCCCAGCATGCCGCCGCAACCGATCAGGCCCGAACCGCAGATGATCGAGCGCAAACCGGTCTGGACGGCGCAGCAGGTGACCGCGAATGCGCGGACGGTGGCCGCCAGCCTCTACAGCGTGCAGCCGGGCGACACGCTGCGCGGCATCGGCAACCGCACCGGCGCGGGATCGGACGCGATCGCGCGGGCCAATGGGCTGGCGCCGCCCTATGCGCTGCAACCGGGGCAGAGCCTGTCGATCCCCGGCGGGCGCTATCATGCGGTGGCAGAGGGGGAGACCGGCATCGCCATCGCCGTGGCCTATGGCGTGCGGTGGAGCGACATTGTCGACATCAATGGCCTCTCCGAACCCTATGTGCTGCGGCGCGGGCAGCGGCTGCTGCTGCCCGGCGGCGAGATGCCGGCCGCCCCGGTGACGGCGCAGCCGGCGCGGGCGCCCGCATCCAGCCTGGAGCAGCGCGCCGCCGCCTTCCGCATCGACATTGACGACGTGCTGACCGGCGGCCAGCCCGCCGTCGCCGAGGAGAAGCCGCGCACGGTGGCCAAGGCCCAGCCCCGCCCCCTGCCCTCCAATGTGCCGATCGCCCAGCCCGGCGGCTTTTCCGGCCAATTCGCCTGGCCGCTCAAGGGCAATATCCTGTCACGCTTCGGCCCCGGCGAAAGCGGCGCCAAGAATAACGGCATCGACATTGCCGCGCCGATCGGCACGCCGATCCGGGCGGCAGCGGACGGCGTCGTCGCCTATGCCGGCGACAGCATCGCGGTGTTCGGCGGCCTCATCCTCATCACCCATGGCAGCGGCTGGGTCAGCGCCTATGGCCATGCCAACCGGATCGACGTGGTGCGCGGGCAGAAGGTGACGAAGGGCCAGGTGATTGGCCTCAGCGGTGACACAGGCTATGCCAGCAAGCCGAAACTGCATTTCGAGCTGCGCAAGGACCGGGTGCCGATCAATCCCATGACCCAATTGCCCACCCCATGA
- the surE gene encoding 5'/3'-nucleotidase SurE yields MRILLTNDDGVHAPGLKVLEAIARTLSDDIWIVAPSEEQSGAGHSLTLTRPLRIRKHGEKHYSVTGTPTDAVMMAVGHLMKDAKPDLVLSGVNRGANLAEDVTYSGTVAAAMEGAISGIKSIALSQVYAREAMGDAVPFAAAEAWGERVLRPLIAMPASPRLLFNVNFPAIDPDRVKGVRVVRQGFHDIDRTKIIEGTDPRGYRYYWFGLGRSDSAPEGTDLAAIAEDYIAVTPLHYDLTQDGALAATAQAFSD; encoded by the coding sequence ATGCGCATCCTCCTCACCAATGACGATGGCGTCCATGCGCCGGGGCTGAAGGTGCTGGAGGCGATCGCCCGCACCCTGTCCGACGATATCTGGATCGTCGCGCCCAGCGAAGAGCAGTCGGGCGCGGGCCACAGCCTGACGCTGACCCGGCCGCTGCGCATCCGCAAGCATGGCGAGAAGCATTATAGCGTCACCGGCACGCCGACCGACGCGGTGATGATGGCGGTCGGCCATCTGATGAAGGACGCGAAACCGGACCTGGTCCTGTCGGGCGTCAATCGCGGCGCCAACCTGGCCGAGGACGTGACCTATTCAGGCACCGTCGCCGCCGCGATGGAGGGCGCGATTTCCGGCATCAAGTCGATCGCGCTGAGCCAGGTCTATGCCCGCGAGGCGATGGGCGACGCCGTGCCCTTTGCTGCGGCAGAGGCCTGGGGCGAGCGGGTGCTGCGCCCGCTGATCGCGATGCCGGCCAGCCCGCGCCTGCTGTTCAACGTCAATTTCCCCGCGATCGACCCGGACAGGGTCAAGGGCGTGCGCGTGGTGCGGCAGGGCTTCCATGACATCGACCGGACCAAGATCATCGAGGGCACCGACCCGCGGGGCTATCGCTATTACTGGTTTGGCCTGGGCCGCAGCGATTCCGCGCCGGAGGGGACCGATCTGGCGGCCATCGCAGAAGACTATATCGCGGTGACGCCGCTTCATTATGACCTGACGCAGGATGGCGCGCTGGCGGCGACGGCGCAGGCATTTTCGGACTGA